Below is a window of Calonectris borealis unplaced genomic scaffold, bCalBor7.hap1.2 HAP1_SCAFFOLD_35, whole genome shotgun sequence DNA.
gatcctccttccggcccttcttgtagatgggagtcacattggcgagcctccagtcgtccgggacttccccagttaaccaggactgctggtaaatgatggagagcggctcggcaagctcctccgccagctccctcagaaccctcgggtggatcccatccagccccatagacttgtgagcgtccaggtggcgtagcaggtcatgaacttcatcctcttgaattatggggggtttatcctgcttgtcgtccctgtcttccagctcagggggctgagtaccctgaggataaccattctgactactaaagactgaggcaaagaaggcgttgagtacctcagccttttcctcatccttggtggcaacgttcccccccgcatccaatagaggatggagattctccttggctctccttttgtcattaacatacttataaaagcattttttgttgtctctcacgacagtggccaggtggagttctagctgggcttttgcctttctaatttcctctctgcacgacctaacgcgatccctgtactcttcctgagttgcctgacccttcctccacaagtgataaactctccttttttccctgagtcccagccagagctccccgttcagccaggccggtcgccttccccgcccgcacttcttgcggcacatggggacagcccgctcctgcgcctttaagacttccttcttgaagaacgtccagccttcctggacccctttgcccttcaggaccgtctcccaagggatcctctcgaccagtgtcctgagcaggccaaagtccgcccgccggaagtccatggtagcggttttgctggcccccctctttacttcaccaagtatcgagaattctacgatttcatggtcgctaagcccaagccgacctccgaccaccacatctcccaccagcccttctctgttcgtgaacagcaggtcaagcgaggcatctcccctggtgggctcgcttaccagctgcgtcaggaagttatcctccacacactccaggaacctcctcgactgtttcctctctgccgtgtcaaaacccccaagcctctcacagtgccttctgccacctcagttcctcagcacggggagtgcaggtgctgacaggcccttctgcgttaggagcggttccatctgaccaagtcaaacgccagcactggcccctgcccccacccttcccaggaacccactgctgcagagcagggctgactcctcggcagccagcgggcagaggccctgctcctcacgccacattcagccagcacccaccagagctccagccccgcagctgaggaaggattcctggaaaatgcaaagggggggtgtgcagcaggggcaggggctgtgggaaatggcttggattttgctcagagaagtctcccctaacttctcactgccttttcctccttggacaggttcacgtgcccagagggaccaaatgtccaatggcagctccatcacccacttcctcctcctggccttcgcagacacgcgggagctgcagctcttgcacttctggctcttcctgggcatctacctggctgccctcctgggcaacggcctcatcatcaccgccatagcctgcgaccaccgcctgcacacccccatgtacttcttcctcctcaacctctccctcctcgacctgggctccatctccaccactctccccaaagccatggccaattccctctgggacaccagggtcaTCTCCtattcaggatgtgctgcacagctctttcttttagcctgtttcattttagcagagtattttctcctcactgtcatggcctacgaccgctacgttgccatctgcaagcccctgcactacgggaccctcctgggcagcagagcttgtgtccacctggcagcagctgcctgggccagtgggtttctcacttctctcctgcacacggccaatacattttcactacccctctgccacggcaatgctgtggaccagttcttctgtgaaatccccccactcctcaagctctcctgcttagatgcctacctcagggaggttgggctcatcacatttagtgcttttcaatttttggggtgttttcttttcattgtggtgtcctacgtgcagatcttcagggccgtgctgaggatcccctctgagcagggacggcacaaagccttttccacgtgtctccctcacctggccgtggtctccctctttgtcaccaCCATCATGTTTGCCCACATGAAGCCCCTCTCAATCTCCTCCTCATCTCtagatctggtggtggcagtgctgtactcagtggtgcctccagcattgaaccccctcatctacagcatgaggaacaaggagctcaaggacaCCGTGCggaaactatttgaagacaaaCTACTGCAGCGTCAATAAGGTGTCCAtcatcctcaggaaaagctcGGATGTTCTTTGGATcatatgtgtcttgtttttctctttgtttcttatactTCAGATATTACTTCCACTTCAATAATATTAGTCTTATCCACCCTCACCAGTGTTTTCTGACCTgaaagacctcatgtacatatggagccaggctccctgtgcaggtgaaggagctgggaataaagaatgcagcagaaaatgatttgtctctgttcccatctcttacatctgctctggagctgggggtgcagccccagcacacaggagggctcaaggagccacgagcccccctgccacatggaggagcagacacttgtggacctcggggctgcccctcgctgcctcagtggacacatccttgctgccaccttcacatggggctgctgcttgcctggagccatggccatggacgacagcaggacctggtctttccagagcagcactgccagttcagggccctgtggagagcacggggtgggaaccaagacaagctggccaggccagcatggacatgctcgcctggggcaagggacatccagggagaagagcaagggagcatttctgtgctgcagggaggaatccctgagaaagagaaaggtctttctgcaggcacccactcggggcaggctgctctgtcccctgcccaggactctggtgctggcctggggagaggggctggcacggagctccagaggcagcctgggctggggatctcctgcacccaagaccaggagctcttcggtttcactgacctccatttcctcatggcatggggagcctccatccctggggctgatggggaggctgagacccctctctgccccccagcagctgctgtgcccctcagaggggctggggccgtggggtgagtgcccagagctctgcagcaccctgcggtgggcactgccgtgggaccagcccaggctgggctgctctgcggggctgggctggggagagggcaggggagatgggaagagctgggaaaggtctgggctgggctggaaagtgcccgggagaggacaACACCgatgttagctgagctgtgtgaccatgcagggcagggacatgctccagtgggtgtgtggtgcagagcccggtctcctggcagggaactgagacaggcgggtgcaggagagaggaggctgctctgtgcccttggtggcaaggacagagcgagaaggtgccccagggcatttatcacacccccaccccagcctcttcccttggccatttccagcactggccactcatcccagtttacgggtggttttgctctgtggccacctcctccctcctgttggtcttggtacctgggttgggggaagagccagccctgccccaggctctcttcttgcccagaccttggcagagcccagagtggggctctctccaaagccttgcgtgggccacggctggggctgggcactggtgggctgcaaaaggaggagggctggtggggatggaccctgaggtctGGCACAGGGACTTGTGGTGGGGAacgtttccccaccccaaacgtaccctgtgctgtgctgtgtctgctgagggggatgtgggggcacgtgctgggcagtggggctgcactg
It encodes the following:
- the LOC142076151 gene encoding olfactory receptor 14A16-like, encoding MSNGSSITHFLLLAFADTRELQLLHFWLFLGIYLAALLGNGLIITAIACDHRLHTPMYFFLLNLSLLDLGSISTTLPKAMANSLWDTRVISYSGCAAQLFLLACFILAEYFLLTVMAYDRYVAICKPLHYGTLLGSRACVHLAAAAWASGFLTSLLHTANTFSLPLCHGNAVDQFFCEIPPLLKLSCLDAYLREVGLITFSAFQFLGCFLFIVVSYVQIFRAVLRIPSEQGRHKAFSTCLPHLAVVSLFVTTIMFAHMKPLSISSSSLDLVVAVLYSVVPPALNPLIYSMRNKELKDTVRKLFEDKLLQRQ